The proteins below come from a single Solea solea chromosome 6, fSolSol10.1, whole genome shotgun sequence genomic window:
- the tmcc1b gene encoding transmembrane and coiled-coil domains protein 1b isoform X1, which produces MDQGSSEPVSPEEPDNGGRTELEYGRRASESEHGLSKIPRNALENMGALGHGLKQFFQPQRRRSSVSPHDSTSSCTGTPSSEPTDVGSEVGDAPASVALPVDSDNPAASAPPAALSRVLQQIRSAPPMMKRGTSLQSRRSKAGGVGDPPQKGSPQIHRRSTHEALLQAGRPRSSSTTDTPSSPALVDMLLTSGYHSTEEPDKLERYDGSGPAVSPNALPYSVDGYDVVDNTPDPQRTKQAIAQLQQKILKLTEQIKIEQTARDDNVAEYLKLANNADKQQSARIKQVFEKKNQKSAQTIQQLQRKLEHYHRKLREVEHNGIPRQPKDVFRDMHQGLKDVGAKVTGGLSSFSQATHSAAGAVVSKPREIASLIRNKFGSADNIAALKDSLDETQGDEGVGPGAARTLGTGQLQSSPKYGSDEDCSSATSGSAGANSTAGAPGGPPSSKGNTLDLTQATGFDAVLHEIQDLRENQRRLEESFETLKVHYQRDYTMIMEALQEERYRCERLEEQLNDLTELHQNEILNLKQELASMEEKIAYQSYERARDIQEALEACQTRISKMELQQQQQQVVQLEGLENATARTLLGKLINVLLAVMAVLLVFVSTVANCVVPLMKTRSRTLSTLLLIVFLAFLWRHWEAISEYLHHFLLNSR; this is translated from the exons ATGGATCAGGGTAGTAGTGAACCGGTGAGTCCAGAGGAGCCGGACAATGGAGGCCGAACGGAGCTGGAGTACGGCAGGAGGGCGTCGGAGTCGGAGCATGGCTTGTCCAAAATCCCTCGTAATGCCCTGGAGAACATGGGAGCGTTGGGCCATGGTCTGAAGCAATTCTTCCAGCCACAGCGCCGACGCTCCTCCGTTTCCCCACATGACTCCACCTCATCCTGCACAGGCACCCCTTCCTCCGAACCCACTGATGTAGGGTCAGAAGTAGGGGACGCTCCTGCCTCCGTGGCCCTCCCTGTGGATTCTGACAACCCTGCTGCTTCCGCCCCTCCTGCAGCTCTGAGCCGTGTTCTGCAGCAGATCCGAAGTGCACCACCAATGATGAAACGAGGCACCAGCCTGCAGAGCCGCCGCAGCAAGGCGGGGGGTGTTGGGGATCCCCCGCAGAAAGGTAGCCCCCAGATCCACAGGCGCAGTACCCATGAGGCCCTGCTGCAGGCTGGACGCCCACGCTCATCCTCGACTACTGACACACCCAGCAGTCCAGCCTTAGTTGACATGCTGCTGACCTCTGGATACCACTCCACTGAGGAGCCCGACAAG CTGGAACGTTACGATGGATCAGGCCCCGCAGTTTCACCCAACGCCCTCCCCTACAGTGTAGACGGCTATGATGTAGTTGATAATACCCCAGACCCCCAGCGAACTAAACAGGCCATCGCCCAACTGCAACAGAAGATCCTGAAGCTCACGGAACAAATCAAGATCGAACAAACCGCACGCGACGACAATGTGGCCGAATACCTGAAACTGGCCAACAATGCAGACAAACAACAGAGTGCACGCATCAAACAGGTGTTTGAGAAGAAGAACCAAAAGTCGGCTCAGACTATCCAGCAGCTGCAGCGGAAGCTAGAGCACTACCACCGGAAGCTCCGTGAGGTGGAACACAACGGCATCCCTCGCCAGCCCAAAGATGTTTTCCGAGACATGCACCAGGGGCTGAAAGATGTTGGAGCTAAG GTGACCGGCGGCTTGTCCAGCTTCTCACAGGCCACACACTCTGCAGCCGGAGCTGTGGTGTCCAAGCCAAGAGAAATTGCCTCCCTCATCCGTAACAAGTTTGGCAGTGCCGATAACATAGCAGCCCTGAAAGACTCTTTGGACGAAACCCAGGGAGATGAAGGTGTCGGTCCCGGGGCAGCGAGGACCCTCGGTACAGGACAGCTGCAGTCCAGCCCAAAGTACGGCAGTGATGAGGACTGTTCTAGTGCCACATCCGGCTCAGCGGGAGCCAATAGCACCGCTGGAGCTCCCGGAGGTCCCCCTAGCTCCAAAGGTAATACCCTCGATCTAACCCAGGCTACAGGATTTGATGCTGTTCTCCATGAGATTCAAGATCTCCGGGAAAACCAACGTCGACTAGAGGAGTCCTTTGAAACCTTAAAGGTCCACTATCAGCGGGACTACACGATGATCATGGAGGCCCTGCAAGAGGAACGATACAG GTGTGAACGCTTAGAAGAACAACTGAATGACTTGACAGAACTGCACCAGAATGAAATTCTGAACTTGAAACAGGAACTAGCCAGCATGGAGGAGAAGATTGCTTATCAGTCTTATGAAAGAGCACGGGACATTCAG GAGGCACTGGAAGCATGTCAGACACGTATTTCCAagatggagctgcagcagcaacagcagcaggtggTGCAGCTGGAGGGTTTGGAGAATGCCACAGCGCGGACTCTTCTTGGAAAACTAATCAATGTGCTGCTCGCGGTTATGGCCGTCCTCCTGGTGTTTGTGTCCACGGTGGCAAACTGTGTCGTCCCATTAATGAAAACGCGAAGCCGCACGCTTTCTACGCTGCTTCTAATTGTCTTTCTCGCCTTCCTCTGGAGGCACTGGGAGGCTATTTCCGAGTATCTGCATCACTTTCTCCTGAACTCCAGATGA
- the tmcc1b gene encoding transmembrane and coiled-coil domains protein 1b isoform X2 yields MMKRGTSLQSRRSKAGGVGDPPQKGSPQIHRRSTHEALLQAGRPRSSSTTDTPSSPALVDMLLTSGYHSTEEPDKLERYDGSGPAVSPNALPYSVDGYDVVDNTPDPQRTKQAIAQLQQKILKLTEQIKIEQTARDDNVAEYLKLANNADKQQSARIKQVFEKKNQKSAQTIQQLQRKLEHYHRKLREVEHNGIPRQPKDVFRDMHQGLKDVGAKVTGGLSSFSQATHSAAGAVVSKPREIASLIRNKFGSADNIAALKDSLDETQGDEGVGPGAARTLGTGQLQSSPKYGSDEDCSSATSGSAGANSTAGAPGGPPSSKGNTLDLTQATGFDAVLHEIQDLRENQRRLEESFETLKVHYQRDYTMIMEALQEERYRCERLEEQLNDLTELHQNEILNLKQELASMEEKIAYQSYERARDIQEALEACQTRISKMELQQQQQQVVQLEGLENATARTLLGKLINVLLAVMAVLLVFVSTVANCVVPLMKTRSRTLSTLLLIVFLAFLWRHWEAISEYLHHFLLNSR; encoded by the exons ATGATGAAACGAGGCACCAGCCTGCAGAGCCGCCGCAGCAAGGCGGGGGGTGTTGGGGATCCCCCGCAGAAAGGTAGCCCCCAGATCCACAGGCGCAGTACCCATGAGGCCCTGCTGCAGGCTGGACGCCCACGCTCATCCTCGACTACTGACACACCCAGCAGTCCAGCCTTAGTTGACATGCTGCTGACCTCTGGATACCACTCCACTGAGGAGCCCGACAAG CTGGAACGTTACGATGGATCAGGCCCCGCAGTTTCACCCAACGCCCTCCCCTACAGTGTAGACGGCTATGATGTAGTTGATAATACCCCAGACCCCCAGCGAACTAAACAGGCCATCGCCCAACTGCAACAGAAGATCCTGAAGCTCACGGAACAAATCAAGATCGAACAAACCGCACGCGACGACAATGTGGCCGAATACCTGAAACTGGCCAACAATGCAGACAAACAACAGAGTGCACGCATCAAACAGGTGTTTGAGAAGAAGAACCAAAAGTCGGCTCAGACTATCCAGCAGCTGCAGCGGAAGCTAGAGCACTACCACCGGAAGCTCCGTGAGGTGGAACACAACGGCATCCCTCGCCAGCCCAAAGATGTTTTCCGAGACATGCACCAGGGGCTGAAAGATGTTGGAGCTAAG GTGACCGGCGGCTTGTCCAGCTTCTCACAGGCCACACACTCTGCAGCCGGAGCTGTGGTGTCCAAGCCAAGAGAAATTGCCTCCCTCATCCGTAACAAGTTTGGCAGTGCCGATAACATAGCAGCCCTGAAAGACTCTTTGGACGAAACCCAGGGAGATGAAGGTGTCGGTCCCGGGGCAGCGAGGACCCTCGGTACAGGACAGCTGCAGTCCAGCCCAAAGTACGGCAGTGATGAGGACTGTTCTAGTGCCACATCCGGCTCAGCGGGAGCCAATAGCACCGCTGGAGCTCCCGGAGGTCCCCCTAGCTCCAAAGGTAATACCCTCGATCTAACCCAGGCTACAGGATTTGATGCTGTTCTCCATGAGATTCAAGATCTCCGGGAAAACCAACGTCGACTAGAGGAGTCCTTTGAAACCTTAAAGGTCCACTATCAGCGGGACTACACGATGATCATGGAGGCCCTGCAAGAGGAACGATACAG GTGTGAACGCTTAGAAGAACAACTGAATGACTTGACAGAACTGCACCAGAATGAAATTCTGAACTTGAAACAGGAACTAGCCAGCATGGAGGAGAAGATTGCTTATCAGTCTTATGAAAGAGCACGGGACATTCAG GAGGCACTGGAAGCATGTCAGACACGTATTTCCAagatggagctgcagcagcaacagcagcaggtggTGCAGCTGGAGGGTTTGGAGAATGCCACAGCGCGGACTCTTCTTGGAAAACTAATCAATGTGCTGCTCGCGGTTATGGCCGTCCTCCTGGTGTTTGTGTCCACGGTGGCAAACTGTGTCGTCCCATTAATGAAAACGCGAAGCCGCACGCTTTCTACGCTGCTTCTAATTGTCTTTCTCGCCTTCCTCTGGAGGCACTGGGAGGCTATTTCCGAGTATCTGCATCACTTTCTCCTGAACTCCAGATGA